In Pirellulales bacterium, the following are encoded in one genomic region:
- the lpxI gene encoding UDP-2,3-diacylglucosamine diphosphatase LpxI (LpxI, functionally equivalent to LpxH, replaces it in LPS biosynthesis in a minority of bacteria.) gives MKTSLAMTAPPIGLLAGWGDYPLVVAAALRRQGHRVAALGIRKHADPALMELCDEFAWIGLGSLGRAIRQFRRWGVRRATMAGKVHKAQLFQPGWWLTHRPDWTCLRTFSRQLLYGASDRKDDTLLNLVVEAFAKGGIVFEPATDFAPELLVGAGQIAGRPLSARQRRDVEFGWELAKRMGDLDIGQTVCVMDQAPLAVEAIEGTDACIRRAGELCGGRGFTVVKVAKPRQDMRFDVPTVGVKTLQSIAAAGGHVLAVEADRTILLDAADFHRIADELRISVLAVPGSQTVTLLNRPKAA, from the coding sequence ATGAAGACTTCGCTCGCCATGACCGCCCCGCCGATCGGCCTGTTGGCCGGTTGGGGCGACTATCCCCTGGTCGTCGCCGCGGCGCTCCGGCGACAGGGGCATCGCGTCGCTGCACTGGGGATCCGCAAGCACGCCGATCCCGCCCTCATGGAACTGTGCGACGAGTTCGCTTGGATCGGGCTGGGGAGCCTGGGGCGAGCCATCCGCCAATTCCGGCGCTGGGGAGTTCGCCGCGCGACGATGGCCGGGAAGGTTCATAAGGCCCAGTTGTTTCAACCTGGTTGGTGGCTTACGCATCGGCCCGACTGGACTTGCTTGCGAACCTTCTCGCGTCAATTGCTCTACGGCGCGAGCGACCGCAAAGACGATACGCTGCTGAATCTGGTGGTCGAGGCGTTCGCCAAGGGAGGAATCGTGTTCGAGCCGGCCACCGACTTCGCCCCCGAACTGCTTGTGGGCGCAGGGCAAATTGCCGGGCGACCTCTCTCGGCACGACAGCGGCGGGACGTGGAGTTCGGCTGGGAACTGGCCAAGCGGATGGGGGACCTCGACATTGGCCAGACGGTTTGCGTCATGGATCAGGCCCCCCTGGCGGTCGAGGCCATCGAGGGGACCGACGCCTGCATCCGCCGGGCGGGCGAACTCTGCGGCGGCCGGGGGTTCACGGTCGTCAAAGTCGCCAAGCCCCGCCAGGACATGCGGTTCGACGTTCCCACCGTCGGGGTGAAGACCTTGCAGTCCATAGCCGCGGCGGGGGGGCATGTCCTGGCCGTCGAGGCGGACCGGACAATTCTGCTCGATGCGGCCGACTTCCATCGGATCGCCGACGAGCTTCGGATCAGCGTGCTGGCCGTCCCCGGCAGCCAGACCGTCACCCTGCTCAATCGGCCAAAAGCGGCTTAA
- a CDS encoding sigma-54-dependent Fis family transcriptional regulator encodes MAVIATPSLDRFTNLPPDDPARVVIGTDAAVTRIAHHAERAAQVECTVLLTGETGTGKEVWARMLHRIGPRQGRSFLPVNCAALTPTLAESQLFGHERGAFTGAAGASLGVFRAAEGGIVFLDEVGDMPLELQPKLLRVLQEGEVTPVGAAHPLRVDVQIIAATNKNLEDEVAAGRFREDLYYRLNLVELRMPALRERPADIPMFIDHFSRRFAARYQRPVWRPSPDRLAEFCSYAWPGNIRQLGFVIEQSYVLECEPTLPGSRPGQDGNSSLPYTDLSKLRRAAVEQALKTTGGHKSQAARLLGIHPNTMTRLLAQLGSEDQTAE; translated from the coding sequence ATGGCAGTAATTGCTACCCCTTCGCTGGATCGCTTTACCAATCTCCCGCCTGATGATCCAGCTCGCGTCGTCATCGGAACCGACGCCGCAGTCACCCGAATTGCCCATCACGCCGAGCGTGCCGCTCAGGTGGAGTGCACCGTTTTGCTTACCGGAGAAACCGGCACGGGCAAAGAGGTCTGGGCGCGCATGCTTCACCGGATCGGCCCTCGCCAAGGAAGGTCGTTTCTGCCGGTCAATTGCGCCGCATTGACCCCCACTCTGGCCGAGAGCCAGTTGTTCGGCCACGAACGGGGGGCGTTCACCGGCGCCGCGGGGGCCAGTCTGGGCGTGTTTCGCGCCGCCGAGGGGGGGATCGTTTTCCTCGATGAAGTTGGCGACATGCCCCTCGAATTGCAGCCCAAATTGCTACGCGTGCTGCAGGAGGGGGAGGTGACGCCCGTGGGCGCCGCTCATCCGCTGCGGGTCGACGTGCAGATCATCGCCGCCACAAACAAGAACCTGGAGGACGAGGTCGCCGCGGGCCGGTTCCGCGAGGACCTGTACTACCGGCTGAACTTGGTCGAGTTGCGAATGCCCGCACTCCGCGAACGTCCCGCCGACATCCCGATGTTCATCGATCATTTCTCGCGTCGGTTTGCCGCGAGATACCAGCGTCCTGTTTGGCGCCCTTCGCCCGATCGACTCGCCGAATTCTGCAGTTACGCTTGGCCCGGCAATATTCGCCAGCTTGGGTTTGTGATCGAGCAAAGCTACGTGCTGGAATGCGAGCCGACGCTCCCGGGATCCCGGCCTGGTCAGGACGGCAATTCCTCGCTGCCGTACACGGACCTTTCCAAGCTGCGGCGAGCCGCAGTCGAACAGGCGCTGAAGACCACCGGCGGCCATAAGTCGCAGGCGGCTCGGTTGTTGGGGATTCACCCAAACACGATGACTCGCTTGTTGGCCCAACTCGGTTCGGAGGATCAAACCGCGGAGTAG
- a CDS encoding PEP-CTERM sorting domain-containing protein, with translation MKSLASNLRRTLFAAICLLTLPGVASAAFLGASATIDQLTPGMSIGVNGYTFTDFKLTPTASVNHTPIPPENFSVTAIALPNNKVELKFQFPGVWKEGEFSEFVLDFTAMAPQGYAFMEHGLSFGPVLFGDLSGNPYATIVEKVVPMDPNSTQAPYTLGVFSDPGFTQLVDSKPIVTPANKLQISKDIQIYGGNGDGPTRVVLTDFSQTFMGVVPEPTTIGLAMIGLIAVTAVRRNRG, from the coding sequence ATGAAATCACTGGCTAGCAACCTGCGACGAACGCTGTTCGCCGCGATCTGTCTGCTGACGCTTCCGGGCGTCGCTTCGGCGGCATTCCTGGGCGCGTCGGCGACGATCGACCAATTGACGCCCGGCATGTCGATCGGCGTCAACGGCTACACGTTCACCGACTTCAAGCTGACGCCGACCGCGTCAGTCAATCACACTCCGATTCCGCCCGAGAACTTCTCGGTGACGGCGATCGCGCTGCCCAACAACAAAGTGGAACTGAAGTTCCAGTTCCCCGGCGTGTGGAAGGAAGGCGAGTTCAGCGAATTCGTCCTTGACTTCACTGCGATGGCGCCGCAGGGATACGCCTTCATGGAGCATGGACTCTCGTTCGGTCCGGTCCTGTTCGGCGACTTGTCGGGCAACCCGTATGCGACGATCGTTGAGAAAGTGGTTCCGATGGATCCCAACAGCACGCAAGCGCCTTACACGCTGGGCGTGTTCTCGGATCCCGGCTTCACTCAACTCGTCGACAGCAAGCCGATCGTCACCCCCGCCAACAAGCTGCAGATCTCGAAAGACATCCAGATCTACGGCGGCAATGGCGACGGTCCGACGCGCGTCGTGCTGACCGACTTCAGCCAGACCTTCATGGGCGTCGTCCCCGAGCCGACCACGATCGGGCTCGCCATGATCGGGTTGATCGCAGTCACGGCCGTCCGCCGCAACCGCGGTTGA
- the fhcD gene encoding formylmethanofuran--tetrahydromethanopterin N-formyltransferase, whose translation MHLGPTLVVDTFAEAFRMRFARLVVTAADSDWLDAALRAFCGYGCSVIGCDAEVGIERLLAPAETPDGRPGAAVLAFGFSTEGLAKAVPNRAGQCLMTCPTTAAYNGLADAEEQVPLGNRLRFFGDGFQKSKVVGDRRFWRIPVMDGEFLVEETVGVAKGIAGGNLIVQGTTSTTALAAARRGVEAIAAMPGVIAPFPGGVVRSGSKVGSRYTGLVASTNESFCPALRGRVVSELVADAAAAYEIVINGVDEPAVAAAMRAAIKAAAGEGVPAVSAGNYGGKLGKFHFRLREVLA comes from the coding sequence ATGCACCTCGGTCCTACGCTTGTCGTCGACACCTTTGCCGAGGCGTTCCGCATGCGCTTCGCTCGGCTGGTCGTCACAGCGGCCGATTCGGATTGGCTCGACGCAGCGCTGCGGGCGTTTTGCGGCTACGGGTGCTCGGTGATCGGGTGCGACGCCGAGGTCGGGATCGAGCGGTTGCTCGCCCCGGCGGAAACGCCCGACGGTCGGCCGGGGGCGGCGGTGCTCGCTTTCGGGTTCTCGACCGAGGGGCTCGCCAAGGCCGTCCCCAACCGCGCGGGGCAGTGCCTGATGACCTGCCCGACGACCGCGGCGTATAACGGTTTGGCCGACGCCGAGGAGCAAGTCCCCCTGGGAAATCGGCTGCGGTTCTTCGGCGACGGGTTCCAAAAGAGCAAGGTCGTCGGCGACCGGCGTTTCTGGCGGATCCCCGTCATGGACGGCGAGTTTCTCGTCGAGGAGACCGTCGGCGTCGCCAAGGGGATCGCCGGAGGCAACCTGATTGTGCAGGGAACGACCTCGACGACGGCGCTCGCGGCGGCGCGGCGCGGCGTCGAGGCGATCGCCGCCATGCCCGGGGTGATCGCGCCCTTTCCGGGCGGCGTCGTTCGCAGCGGCAGCAAGGTCGGCTCGCGGTACACGGGGCTCGTCGCCTCGACGAACGAGTCGTTTTGCCCCGCGCTCCGCGGACGCGTCGTGTCGGAGCTCGTCGCCGACGCCGCGGCTGCCTACGAGATCGTGATCAACGGCGTCGACGAGCCGGCCGTCGCCGCCGCGATGCGGGCCGCGATCAAAGCCGCCGCGGGCGAAGGAGTCCCCGCCGTCTCCGCCGGCAACTACGGCGGCAAACTTGGCAAGTTTCACTTCCGATTGCGCGAGGTTCTGGCATGA
- a CDS encoding amidohydrolase family protein gives MTPRNVASARSVAPLGRRRQVLVLLCGLASLCEFRPAGAAEPLDGAEGRPLAIEQFRPRSQLVLAEHRPARAKFPVVDVHVHCRHKLMQSPAALDEFVRLMDDQRIAVCVSLDGELGDRLVEHLAFLAPHRDRFVVFANIDWQGSGREDDPATWDCQRPDFGRRTAVALAEAKAAGAAGLKVFKQLGLGYRNADGTLATIDDPRWDPIWTACGQLQLPVLIHVADPRAFFDPVDRFNERWEELSRHPEWSFAGPEFPTHAELLAAFHRVVARHPRTAFIGAHLGGDPEDLAALGHALDTYPNLHVELAARIAELGRQPYTAREFFLKYSDRILFGTDGPRNLARLRPHWRLLETRDEYFPYAEDQYPPQGLWNIYGLGLPDEVLRRVYAENAARLIPAVAERLAKANRGR, from the coding sequence ATGACCCCGCGTAACGTCGCATCAGCGCGAAGCGTTGCGCCGCTCGGCCGGCGCCGGCAAGTCTTGGTCTTGCTGTGCGGCTTAGCGTCTCTGTGCGAGTTTCGACCTGCCGGCGCCGCCGAGCCGCTTGACGGGGCGGAGGGGCGGCCGTTGGCGATTGAACAGTTTCGCCCCCGGTCGCAGCTTGTGCTCGCCGAGCACAGGCCGGCTCGGGCGAAGTTTCCGGTGGTCGACGTCCACGTCCACTGCCGGCACAAGTTGATGCAGTCTCCCGCGGCGCTTGACGAGTTCGTCCGGTTGATGGACGACCAACGGATCGCGGTTTGCGTCAGCTTGGACGGGGAACTGGGCGATCGACTTGTCGAACATCTGGCGTTTCTCGCCCCGCATCGCGATCGGTTCGTCGTGTTTGCGAACATCGACTGGCAGGGCTCCGGGCGGGAGGACGATCCGGCGACCTGGGATTGCCAGCGGCCCGATTTCGGCCGTCGCACGGCTGTTGCGCTGGCCGAGGCCAAGGCCGCCGGGGCTGCAGGGCTCAAGGTCTTCAAACAACTGGGGCTCGGATATCGCAACGCCGACGGCACGCTGGCGACGATCGACGACCCGCGATGGGACCCAATCTGGACCGCCTGCGGCCAGCTCCAGTTGCCGGTGCTGATTCACGTGGCCGACCCGCGGGCGTTTTTCGATCCGGTCGATCGCTTCAACGAGCGGTGGGAGGAGTTGTCGCGGCATCCCGAGTGGAGTTTCGCCGGGCCCGAGTTTCCGACGCACGCGGAGCTTCTGGCGGCGTTTCATCGCGTCGTCGCCCGGCATCCGCGCACCGCCTTCATCGGGGCCCACCTGGGGGGCGATCCCGAGGACCTCGCGGCGCTGGGGCATGCCCTCGACACGTATCCGAACCTCCATGTCGAACTGGCGGCCCGCATCGCCGAACTGGGCCGGCAACCTTATACCGCCCGGGAGTTCTTTCTGAAGTATTCCGATCGCATCCTGTTCGGCACCGACGGTCCGCGCAATCTCGCCCGACTGCGACCCCACTGGCGGCTGCTCGAAACCCGCGACGAGTATTTTCCTTACGCCGAAGACCAGTACCCGCCGCAGGGGCTGTGGAACATTTACGGCCTGGGGCTCCCTGACGAGGTGCTGCGTCGCGTCTATGCGGAGAACGCGGCCCGGCTCATCCCGGCAGTCGCCGAGCGACTGGCGAAGGCGAATCGGGGGAGATAG
- a CDS encoding S1 RNA-binding domain-containing protein, whose protein sequence is MTVESDDAPRPEESTPASPDAARESVSAPPASAVGDEPAAAAPVPVPAPGEAERPSDRIQIGSQREGTVESPKPAALPIAASSPAPAAAPPAASKKYPPPNIRGQLPPELQAEFDAAVGEGSVESLLEQSVEAAKQSTIAPSTKMTARVASLHDEDVFLDLGVQYQGVIPAKQFETPPEIGAELNILVTRFNEDQGMYEATLPAAAVDVGNWDEVHEGQVVEVTVSGANKGGLECTVANIRGFIPMGQISMFRVENAEEYVGQRLACVITEANRKRKNLVLSHRALMERERKEKREELLAEIAPGQIREGIVRSLQDFGAFIDLGGADGLIHVSQLSWERVGHPNEVLTVGQQVKVKVEKINKETGKIALSYREVGENPWAKVPERYPVGTTAKGTVTKLMQFGAFVRLEAGVEGLIHISELGHGRVQRVSDVLSEGQDVEAKVQSVDVDAQRIGLSLKALLPKPEKPPREEARHAPEQPDPEAEKRRERRRREAEHLKGGRAGAGGGEMFGLKW, encoded by the coding sequence ATGACTGTTGAATCCGACGACGCGCCTCGCCCCGAGGAGTCGACCCCTGCTTCCCCGGATGCTGCGCGGGAGTCAGTCTCGGCGCCGCCGGCTTCTGCCGTCGGCGACGAACCGGCCGCCGCGGCGCCGGTCCCCGTTCCCGCTCCTGGCGAAGCGGAGCGGCCCAGCGATCGGATTCAGATCGGCTCGCAACGCGAAGGGACCGTCGAATCGCCGAAGCCCGCGGCGCTCCCCATCGCCGCGTCGTCGCCTGCTCCAGCGGCTGCGCCCCCCGCGGCGTCCAAGAAGTATCCCCCGCCGAATATTCGCGGTCAGTTGCCGCCCGAGTTGCAGGCCGAGTTTGACGCGGCGGTCGGGGAAGGTTCCGTTGAGTCGCTCCTCGAGCAATCCGTCGAAGCCGCCAAGCAATCGACGATCGCTCCCTCGACGAAGATGACCGCCCGCGTGGCGAGTCTCCACGACGAAGACGTGTTTCTCGATCTGGGCGTGCAGTATCAAGGCGTCATCCCCGCGAAGCAATTTGAAACGCCTCCTGAGATCGGGGCCGAATTGAACATCCTCGTCACGCGCTTCAACGAAGATCAGGGGATGTACGAAGCGACCCTCCCCGCGGCCGCGGTCGACGTCGGCAACTGGGACGAGGTCCACGAGGGTCAGGTCGTCGAGGTGACCGTCTCGGGCGCCAACAAGGGGGGGCTCGAATGCACCGTGGCGAACATTCGCGGCTTCATCCCGATGGGGCAGATCTCGATGTTCCGCGTCGAGAACGCCGAGGAGTACGTCGGCCAGCGGTTGGCATGCGTCATCACCGAGGCGAACCGCAAACGCAAGAACCTGGTCCTCAGCCACCGCGCCCTCATGGAGCGCGAGCGGAAGGAAAAGCGCGAGGAGTTGCTCGCCGAGATCGCCCCGGGGCAAATTCGCGAGGGGATCGTCCGCAGCCTGCAGGACTTCGGCGCGTTCATCGACCTGGGGGGCGCCGACGGGTTGATTCACGTGAGCCAGCTTAGCTGGGAACGCGTCGGCCATCCCAACGAAGTCCTCACCGTCGGCCAGCAGGTGAAGGTCAAGGTCGAGAAGATCAACAAAGAGACCGGCAAGATCGCTCTCTCCTACCGCGAGGTCGGCGAGAACCCCTGGGCCAAGGTCCCCGAGCGCTACCCTGTCGGGACAACGGCCAAGGGGACGGTCACCAAGCTGATGCAATTTGGCGCCTTCGTGCGGCTGGAGGCCGGGGTCGAGGGGCTGATTCATATTTCCGAACTCGGCCATGGCCGGGTGCAGCGCGTCTCCGACGTGCTGAGCGAAGGACAAGACGTCGAGGCCAAGGTGCAAAGCGTCGATGTCGACGCCCAGCGGATCGGCCTGTCGCTGAAGGCCCTGTTGCCCAAGCCCGAGAAGCCCCCCCGCGAAGAAGCTCGCCACGCCCCCGAACAGCCCGATCCCGAGGCCGAGAAGCGCCGCGAGCGCCGTCGCCGCGAGGCCGAGCACCTCAAGGGAGGCCGCGCCGGCGCCGGAGGCGGCGAGATGTTCGGGCTGAAGTGGTAG
- a CDS encoding M48 family metallopeptidase: MSDFTGGVFSERIDGGRAGATITLAPEGIVAFASDGQRFTVRWGDCQLEMGGASGRMVFCRNADRSLTIFCEDKRFPQALAQARGSGLNEQVEQMLVLRQARGRQGRGLLTLGLVALGLLLVGGYYGVMAGARAALKALPPSVDRTLGDHAFTAMEKEGPELRDPVVVDAIETIVERLGKHANAGRQGDAAFDFRVHVIQADVLNAFALPGGQIVVFTGLIAACDDPNELAGVIAHEMAHVTLRHGIERIGQSMGLALAVNLVLGNVEGIATAGVELLRFATQNKYSREQEASADAEGVRMMHAAGLDPRGLSRFFARLKAEGQGRVPKALEWISTHPDHDARIAAVDQQVDGLAAKPLEPLELEWAEVRRRSRGER, from the coding sequence ATGTCCGACTTCACTGGCGGCGTGTTCTCGGAGCGGATCGACGGGGGTCGAGCCGGCGCGACGATCACGCTCGCTCCCGAGGGGATCGTCGCGTTCGCCTCCGACGGCCAGCGATTCACCGTCCGCTGGGGCGACTGCCAGCTGGAAATGGGGGGCGCCAGCGGGCGAATGGTTTTCTGCCGCAATGCGGATCGCTCGCTCACGATTTTCTGCGAGGACAAGCGGTTCCCGCAGGCGCTCGCGCAGGCCCGCGGCTCGGGGCTCAACGAGCAGGTCGAGCAGATGCTCGTGCTGCGTCAAGCCCGGGGACGCCAAGGGCGCGGGCTCCTTACGTTGGGGTTGGTCGCGCTGGGGCTGCTGTTGGTCGGCGGTTACTACGGCGTGATGGCCGGGGCGCGGGCAGCGCTCAAGGCCCTGCCTCCCAGCGTCGATCGCACGCTCGGCGATCACGCCTTCACGGCCATGGAGAAGGAAGGGCCCGAGCTTCGCGACCCCGTGGTCGTCGACGCGATCGAGACGATCGTCGAGCGGCTCGGCAAGCACGCCAACGCGGGGCGGCAAGGGGACGCGGCGTTCGATTTTCGCGTCCACGTGATCCAGGCCGACGTGCTCAACGCCTTCGCTCTGCCGGGGGGGCAAATCGTCGTCTTTACCGGCCTGATCGCGGCATGCGACGACCCGAACGAACTGGCCGGCGTGATCGCGCACGAGATGGCCCACGTGACGCTGCGGCACGGCATCGAACGAATCGGCCAATCGATGGGGCTTGCGCTGGCGGTCAATCTGGTATTGGGCAACGTCGAAGGGATCGCCACCGCCGGGGTCGAGTTGCTGCGATTCGCCACGCAGAACAAGTACAGCCGTGAACAGGAAGCCTCGGCCGACGCCGAGGGGGTGCGGATGATGCACGCCGCAGGGCTCGATCCGCGCGGGCTGTCGCGGTTCTTCGCGAGATTGAAGGCGGAGGGCCAAGGCCGAGTTCCCAAGGCCCTGGAATGGATCAGCACCCACCCCGACCATGACGCCCGGATCGCCGCCGTCGACCAGCAGGTCGACGGCCTCGCCGCCAAGCCGCTGGAGCCGCTGGAACTCGAGTGGGCGGAGGTTCGCCGCCGGTCGCGGGGAGAACGATAG
- a CDS encoding ATP-dependent Clp protease proteolytic subunit, with protein MPLIPYVIEKSGRDERAMDIYSRLLVDRIVFLGSGVNDEVANAIVAQMLFLQSDDPKADIHLYINSPGGSVTAGMAIYDTMQFVTCDVATYCLGQAASMGAVLLAAGAAGKRHALPNSRIMIHQPSAGAEGTAEDIMIHAAEYLKTKQKLNRILMEHTGQTMEQLEKDTDRDKFMSAEEALEYRIIDKVVSRMGA; from the coding sequence ATGCCGCTCATTCCCTACGTCATTGAAAAGTCCGGCCGCGACGAGCGGGCCATGGACATCTACAGCCGACTGCTGGTCGACCGAATCGTGTTCCTCGGCTCGGGGGTGAACGACGAGGTGGCCAACGCGATCGTCGCGCAGATGCTGTTCCTGCAGTCCGACGATCCCAAGGCCGACATCCACCTCTACATCAACTCGCCGGGCGGCAGCGTGACGGCCGGGATGGCGATCTACGACACGATGCAGTTCGTCACCTGCGACGTCGCCACCTACTGCCTGGGACAGGCCGCGTCGATGGGCGCCGTCCTGCTGGCCGCCGGCGCCGCGGGCAAGCGCCACGCCCTGCCCAACTCGCGGATTATGATCCATCAACCCTCCGCCGGGGCCGAGGGAACCGCCGAGGACATCATGATCCACGCGGCCGAGTATCTGAAGACCAAGCAAAAGCTCAACCGGATCCTGATGGAGCACACCGGCCAGACGATGGAGCAACTCGAGAAAGACACTGACCGCGACAAATTCATGTCGGCCGAGGAAGCGCTCGAGTACCGGATCATCGACAAGGTCGTCAGCCGAATGGGGGCGTAA
- a CDS encoding ATP-dependent Clp protease proteolytic subunit: protein MRDYQRQRQMTLGDLLLENRVIFLQGEIYDGNANELVMKLLYLQSDNRRKDIHFYINSPGGSVTATLAIYDTMQMISPTVATYCVGLAASGGAVLLAGGAKGKRFALPHSKVMIHQPHGGVGGQVSDIEIQAREIIKTREVLNQILAGHTGKTVEDIHKACDRDYYMSAQEAKDFGVVDDILDKQTVAAEDE from the coding sequence ATGCGCGACTATCAGCGGCAGCGGCAGATGACCTTGGGCGACCTGCTCTTGGAAAACCGCGTCATCTTTCTCCAGGGGGAGATCTACGACGGCAACGCCAACGAGCTGGTGATGAAGCTCCTGTATCTGCAGAGCGACAATCGCCGCAAGGACATCCATTTCTACATCAATTCGCCGGGAGGAAGCGTCACCGCGACCCTGGCGATCTACGACACGATGCAGATGATCTCGCCCACTGTGGCGACCTATTGCGTCGGGCTCGCCGCCAGCGGCGGGGCGGTGCTCTTGGCCGGCGGCGCCAAGGGGAAGCGGTTTGCGCTGCCCCACTCGAAGGTGATGATCCACCAGCCGCACGGCGGGGTCGGGGGGCAGGTCTCGGACATCGAAATCCAGGCCCGCGAAATCATCAAGACCCGCGAGGTCCTCAACCAGATCCTCGCCGGCCACACCGGCAAGACGGTCGAGGACATCCACAAGGCGTGCGATCGCGACTACTACATGTCGGCCCAAGAGGCGAAGGACTTCGGCGTCGTCGACGACATCCTCGACAAGCAAACTGTTGCGGCCGAGGACGAATAG
- the tig gene encoding trigger factor — MSADDAPEVEDSATAVEEKPQRLTLDVKVDAPSACERHVTVQVSRDDIERYLDEAYSGMMATAAVPGFRVGRAPRKLVEGKFKDEVVQQIKGSLLMDSLSQISEDSIFTAISEPELNLEGVDVPDEGPMTFEFDIEVRPEFEMPKWKGLTIERPVREFTDADVAVQLEQMLSRYGQLVPFDGAAEAGDYVVANIVARHDGAEVAREEEAVLRIREKLSFLDGSLEGFDKLMVGAKAGDKRAGTVKLTSDAPNEELREKEIEIEFDVLEIKTLKLPELSEDFLAEIGNFESEEKLREAIKANLVRQLEYEQQKIARKQIAAELTKKADWDLPPGLLKRQTARELERAVMELRRAGFSEAQIRAHENNLRQNSGASTAKALKEHFVLERIAEEEKIEAEEGDFDKEIFLIAMQSGESPRRVRAQIEKRGLMDVLQNQIVERKVLERVQAEAKFKDQPYEPAKLTEEAINMAAGGAGANAIPEAKDEAETAEEA; from the coding sequence ATGTCTGCTGATGACGCCCCCGAAGTCGAAGATTCCGCAACCGCCGTTGAGGAGAAGCCGCAACGGCTCACCCTCGACGTGAAGGTCGACGCCCCCAGCGCCTGCGAGCGGCACGTCACCGTGCAGGTGTCGCGCGACGATATCGAGCGGTACCTCGACGAGGCCTACTCGGGCATGATGGCCACGGCCGCCGTGCCCGGATTTCGCGTCGGCCGGGCGCCGCGCAAGCTCGTCGAAGGGAAGTTCAAGGACGAGGTCGTCCAGCAGATCAAGGGCTCGCTGCTCATGGACAGCCTGAGCCAGATCAGCGAGGACAGCATTTTCACGGCCATTAGCGAACCAGAGTTGAACCTCGAGGGGGTCGACGTCCCCGACGAAGGGCCGATGACCTTCGAGTTCGACATCGAAGTTCGTCCCGAGTTCGAGATGCCCAAGTGGAAGGGCCTCACGATCGAACGCCCGGTCCGCGAATTCACCGACGCCGACGTCGCCGTGCAGCTTGAGCAGATGCTGTCGCGTTACGGCCAGCTCGTGCCGTTCGACGGGGCGGCCGAAGCGGGCGACTACGTCGTGGCGAATATCGTCGCCCGGCACGACGGGGCCGAGGTCGCTCGGGAAGAGGAAGCGGTCCTGCGAATCCGCGAAAAGTTGAGCTTCCTCGACGGCAGCCTCGAAGGCTTCGACAAGCTGATGGTCGGCGCCAAGGCGGGCGACAAGCGCGCCGGCACGGTGAAGCTGACCTCCGACGCCCCGAACGAGGAGCTTCGCGAAAAGGAGATCGAGATCGAGTTTGACGTGCTCGAGATCAAGACGCTCAAGCTCCCAGAACTGTCCGAAGATTTCCTGGCCGAAATCGGCAATTTCGAGTCGGAAGAGAAGCTGCGCGAGGCGATCAAGGCGAATCTCGTCCGGCAGCTCGAGTACGAGCAGCAGAAGATCGCCCGCAAGCAGATTGCCGCGGAACTGACCAAGAAGGCCGACTGGGACCTGCCGCCGGGCCTGCTCAAGCGGCAAACGGCCCGCGAACTGGAACGGGCCGTCATGGAGTTGCGTCGGGCGGGGTTCAGCGAAGCCCAGATCCGCGCCCACGAAAACAATCTCCGGCAGAACAGCGGCGCCTCGACCGCCAAAGCGCTTAAGGAGCATTTCGTGCTCGAGCGGATCGCCGAGGAAGAGAAGATCGAGGCCGAGGAGGGAGATTTCGACAAGGAAATTTTCCTGATCGCCATGCAAAGCGGCGAGTCGCCTCGCCGAGTCCGGGCCCAAATCGAGAAGCGGGGCCTGATGGACGTGTTGCAGAACCAGATCGTCGAGCGCAAAGTTCTCGAACGGGTCCAGGCCGAAGCGAAGTTCAAAGACCAACCGTACGAGCCGGCCAAACTGACCGAGGAAGCGATCAACATGGCCGCCGGCGGCGCCGGGGCCAACGCGATCCCCGAAGCCAAGGACGAAGCCGAGACGGCCGAAGAGGCGTAG
- a CDS encoding ASCH domain-containing protein translates to MLLFKKKFLPAIRAGAKTQTIRLWKHRMMRPGQRSYVPGVGPIRIDGVEEVAVEGLTDADAVPDGFPTAEALRTELQTIYGEKLAAGYKAFRVTFQVAAGES, encoded by the coding sequence ATGCTGCTGTTCAAGAAGAAGTTCCTCCCGGCGATTCGCGCCGGCGCCAAAACCCAGACCATCCGGCTGTGGAAGCACCGCATGATGCGCCCTGGGCAGCGCAGCTACGTCCCGGGGGTCGGGCCAATCCGCATCGACGGAGTCGAGGAGGTCGCCGTCGAGGGGCTCACCGACGCCGACGCCGTTCCCGACGGCTTCCCGACCGCCGAAGCCTTGCGGACCGAGCTCCAGACGATCTACGGAGAGAAACTCGCAGCAGGCTACAAGGCGTTTCGGGTGACGTTTCAGGTGGCTGCCGGCGAATCGTGA